Proteins from a genomic interval of Bradyrhizobium sp. CCBAU 53340:
- a CDS encoding transglutaminase family protein, with the protein MPLLTIHHKTEYRYIRPVAFGEHRFMLRPSDGHDLRVLESRLEISPEPRSLRWIHDVFANSVAVVDFDARADRLMFDWHVTVEHNPVEDFALTPDDPAYFYPFVYDDAELPDLVQYITPQYSDPDGRMAAWARGFLDENALSPTFDILSRITHTIRKQFKYQRRHAPGTQSPCDTLRLGTGTCRDYALFMIEALRRLGIAARFVSGYIFVPEDIVQHHVGGGSTHAWVQVYLPSAGWIEFDPTNGILGTRDLIRVAVARDPRQAIPLHGIYIGTQDAFDVMDVSVRVVSGVERGEELEAEVV; encoded by the coding sequence ATGCCGCTGCTGACGATTCATCACAAGACCGAATATCGCTACATCAGGCCCGTGGCGTTCGGTGAGCACAGATTCATGCTGCGTCCGAGCGACGGCCATGATCTGCGCGTGCTCGAGTCCAGGCTCGAGATCTCGCCGGAGCCGAGGTCGCTGCGCTGGATCCACGACGTGTTTGCCAACTCGGTCGCGGTCGTCGATTTCGACGCGCGCGCCGATCGCCTGATGTTCGACTGGCACGTCACGGTCGAGCACAACCCGGTGGAAGACTTCGCGCTGACGCCTGACGATCCCGCCTATTTCTATCCCTTCGTCTACGATGATGCCGAGCTGCCCGATCTCGTCCAGTACATCACGCCGCAATACTCCGATCCGGACGGCAGGATGGCGGCATGGGCACGCGGCTTTCTCGACGAGAATGCGTTGTCGCCCACCTTCGATATCCTCAGCCGCATCACGCATACGATTCGCAAGCAGTTCAAATACCAAAGGCGTCACGCGCCGGGCACGCAGAGTCCCTGCGATACGTTGCGATTGGGCACGGGCACCTGCCGCGACTACGCGTTGTTCATGATCGAGGCGCTGCGCCGTCTCGGCATCGCCGCGCGCTTCGTCTCCGGCTACATCTTCGTCCCTGAAGACATCGTGCAGCACCATGTCGGCGGCGGCTCGACCCATGCCTGGGTGCAGGTGTACTTGCCGAGCGCGGGCTGGATCGAGTTCGATCCGACCAACGGCATCCTCGGCACCCGCGATCTCATCCGCGTTGCGGTCGCGCGCGACCCGCGCCAGGCGATCCCGCTGCACGGCATCTATATCGGCACCCAGGACGCGTTCGACGTCATGGACGTCAGCGTCAGGGTGGTCTCGGGCGTGGAGCGCGGCGAGGAGCTGGAAGCGGAGGTCGTGTAG
- a CDS encoding DUF3592 domain-containing protein: MPNLPPLVYAMLLAPLALILIAAIVKTWQAREARSWPQVSGKVVTSVAEVREERVPDDEHEDGYRTETRNFANVTYEYSVGGRKLRCNRISIGEDLGNFQVAEKLAKYPAGSIVTVYYNPRHPEKAVLERDLPKGLWGCLGIGSAIVVAIVFGSAFGLNQSYAWLTHHIGRPDLAGMVVGFGAFGFVIALMAWAAQRQAAAATRWPVVPGTIRLSGIEEYHKASEPGEVRGAEMFGKHVTYTYSYQNVRYTNECARVAAETPQASSKMLEKLMSRYQDGAAVEVHVNPDNPAEATLDARGDGRIAYVLWGIAAIFAALALFVATRGG; this comes from the coding sequence GTGCCCAATCTGCCCCCGCTCGTTTACGCAATGCTGCTTGCGCCGCTCGCGCTGATCCTGATTGCAGCCATCGTGAAGACCTGGCAGGCGCGCGAAGCGCGGAGCTGGCCGCAGGTATCGGGCAAGGTCGTCACATCGGTCGCCGAGGTGCGCGAGGAGAGGGTGCCCGACGACGAGCACGAGGACGGCTACCGCACGGAAACCCGCAATTTTGCGAACGTCACCTACGAATATTCCGTCGGCGGTCGCAAGCTGAGATGCAACCGCATCTCGATCGGCGAAGACCTCGGCAATTTCCAGGTGGCCGAGAAGCTGGCGAAATACCCGGCCGGCAGCATCGTCACGGTCTATTACAATCCGCGCCATCCTGAAAAGGCCGTGCTGGAGCGCGACCTGCCGAAGGGCTTGTGGGGCTGTCTCGGCATCGGCTCGGCCATCGTGGTCGCGATCGTCTTCGGCTCGGCATTCGGTCTCAACCAGAGCTACGCCTGGCTCACCCATCACATCGGCCGGCCGGATCTTGCAGGCATGGTCGTGGGCTTCGGCGCGTTCGGGTTCGTCATCGCGCTGATGGCGTGGGCCGCGCAGCGGCAGGCGGCCGCGGCGACGCGCTGGCCGGTCGTGCCGGGCACGATCAGGCTGTCGGGAATCGAGGAATATCACAAGGCGAGCGAGCCGGGCGAGGTGCGTGGCGCCGAGATGTTCGGCAAGCACGTGACCTACACCTACAGCTATCAGAACGTCCGCTACACCAATGAATGCGCGCGGGTTGCGGCCGAAACGCCGCAGGCCTCGAGCAAGATGCTGGAGAAGCTGATGTCGCGCTATCAGGACGGTGCGGCCGTGGAGGTTCACGTCAATCCCGATAACCCTGCCGAGGCCACGCTCGATGCCCGCGGCGACGGCCGTATCGCCTATGTGCTGTGGGGCATCGCCGCGATCTTCGCCGCGCTCGCGCTGTTCGTGGCGACGCGGGGCGGCTAG
- a CDS encoding N-formylglutamate amidohydrolase, with product MALDTAEATDQLLGEGDIPPVHEVNAEGTSPFLLTSDHYGRILPRALGDLGVSESELVRHIAWDIGIAGVAERMAQMLDAHLVAQRYSRLVIDCNRSPDVASSIPVISEATTIPRNEGISERERAARRREIFEPYHRRIDTVIDRRLHDKRPTVLVSLHSFTPVYAGVARPWHIGALYNRDKVLPQLLLRHLRAEGDLVVGDNEPYAVSDLSDYTIPVHGEARGLVNTGIEIRQDLIADQSGQQQWAERLARIFGEIEAELKPALLPG from the coding sequence ATGGCTTTAGACACAGCCGAGGCGACGGATCAACTCCTTGGCGAGGGCGATATTCCACCGGTGCATGAGGTCAATGCGGAAGGGACATCGCCCTTCCTGCTGACATCGGACCATTACGGCCGCATCCTGCCGCGCGCGCTCGGCGATCTCGGCGTATCGGAAAGCGAGCTGGTCAGGCATATCGCCTGGGACATCGGCATCGCCGGTGTTGCCGAGCGGATGGCGCAGATGCTGGACGCCCACCTTGTCGCACAACGCTATTCGCGGCTCGTGATCGACTGTAACCGCTCGCCTGATGTCGCGAGCTCGATTCCCGTGATCTCGGAGGCGACCACGATCCCGCGCAACGAGGGCATTTCGGAACGCGAGCGTGCGGCACGGCGGCGCGAGATCTTCGAGCCCTATCATCGCCGCATCGACACCGTGATCGATCGCCGCCTGCACGACAAGCGGCCGACGGTGCTGGTGTCGCTGCACAGCTTCACGCCCGTCTATGCCGGCGTCGCGCGGCCCTGGCACATCGGCGCGCTCTACAATCGCGACAAGGTCCTGCCGCAGCTGCTGCTGAGACATTTGCGCGCCGAGGGCGATCTCGTGGTCGGCGACAATGAGCCCTATGCGGTGAGCGATCTCAGCGACTACACCATCCCCGTCCACGGCGAGGCGCGCGGCCTCGTCAACACCGGCATCGAGATCCGCCAGGATCTGATCGCGGATCAATCCGGCCAGCAGCAATGGGCGGAGCGGCTGGCAAGGATCTTTGGAGAGATCGAGGCGGAGTTGAAGCCGGCGCTGCTGCCCGGCTAG
- a CDS encoding LysE family translocator: protein MMSTQAYLAFVAACIALALLPGPIVTLVIANGLRHGTRAALTNVAGAQAGLAIVIGIVAVGLTSLMSTMGYWFDWVRFAGAAYLVWLGIKLIRAPIEGVKLDEPPAPPRGGFFLQGFLVLLSNPKVLVFFGAFIPQFMDMNQPHFPQVALLGVTFMVTAVMTDALYAVAAGRARKFFSARRTRLMSRISGGFMIGGGIWLALTRAK, encoded by the coding sequence ATGATGTCAACGCAAGCCTATCTCGCCTTCGTCGCCGCCTGCATTGCGCTCGCACTGCTGCCGGGGCCGATTGTCACCCTCGTCATCGCCAACGGCCTGCGCCACGGCACCCGCGCGGCGCTGACCAATGTCGCCGGCGCGCAAGCGGGCCTTGCCATCGTGATCGGCATCGTCGCGGTCGGCCTCACGTCGCTGATGTCGACCATGGGCTACTGGTTCGACTGGGTCCGCTTTGCCGGCGCGGCTTACCTGGTCTGGCTCGGCATCAAGCTGATCCGGGCACCGATCGAAGGCGTCAAGCTTGACGAGCCGCCGGCCCCGCCGCGCGGCGGATTCTTCCTGCAAGGTTTCCTGGTGCTGCTGTCGAATCCGAAGGTGCTGGTGTTCTTCGGCGCTTTCATTCCGCAGTTCATGGATATGAACCAGCCGCACTTTCCGCAGGTCGCGCTGCTGGGCGTCACCTTCATGGTCACCGCCGTGATGACGGACGCGCTCTATGCTGTCGCCGCCGGCCGCGCCCGAAAGTTCTTCTCGGCACGGCGCACCCGTCTGATGTCGCGCATCTCCGGCGGCTTCATGATCGGCGGCGGGATCTGGCTGGCGCTGACCCGGGCGAAATGA
- a CDS encoding SRPBCC family protein: protein MSKPQFVYVTYIETTPEKLWQALTSSEFTRQYWFGAEVRSDWTVGSPFALSLDGEVTDSGEILEADPPRRLSYSFKHHKYEELRGEPISRVLFTIEPFGPVVRLTVLHDGFIEGGKYLGAVSNGWPAILSQLKSLLETGKLLNITRAALNKGFDAK, encoded by the coding sequence ATGAGTAAGCCGCAATTCGTCTATGTCACCTATATCGAGACCACGCCGGAAAAGCTGTGGCAGGCGCTGACATCGAGCGAGTTCACCAGGCAATACTGGTTCGGTGCCGAGGTCCGCTCCGACTGGACGGTCGGCTCGCCCTTCGCGCTTTCGCTGGACGGCGAGGTCACCGATTCAGGCGAAATCCTGGAGGCCGATCCGCCGCGGCGGCTGTCCTACAGCTTCAAGCACCACAAATATGAGGAGCTGCGCGGCGAGCCGATCTCGCGCGTTCTCTTCACCATCGAACCTTTCGGACCGGTCGTGCGTTTGACCGTGCTGCACGACGGCTTCATCGAGGGCGGCAAATATCTCGGCGCCGTCTCCAACGGCTGGCCAGCGATCCTGTCGCAGCTCAAGAGCCTCTTGGAGACCGGCAAGCTGCTCAACATCACGCGCGCGGCGCTCAACAAGGGGTTCGACGCAAAATGA
- a CDS encoding chlorite dismutase family protein, producing MFRTFRGGQSGGWRVTSMSPVTGEPLPFMPALSVNDSDAVALPLVPSRNAWRLVGVPSSLRYTERAEKQQLESVQAGLGRLEATSAALIPIRKSQAWWDLTQEERRKIFEDKSHHIASSLRFLPAIARQLYHSRDLGEPFDFLTWFEFAPAHASLFEELVGMLRQTEEWSYVEREVDVRVVKEVLSA from the coding sequence ATGTTCAGGACCTTTCGGGGTGGCCAGAGCGGGGGCTGGCGCGTGACCTCGATGTCGCCTGTGACGGGCGAGCCCCTGCCCTTCATGCCGGCGCTGTCGGTCAACGACAGCGATGCCGTTGCGCTGCCGCTGGTGCCCTCGCGCAATGCCTGGCGGCTGGTCGGCGTGCCGAGCAGCTTGCGCTACACGGAACGGGCCGAGAAGCAGCAGCTCGAGAGCGTGCAGGCCGGCCTCGGCCGGCTGGAGGCAACCAGCGCGGCGCTGATCCCGATCCGCAAATCGCAGGCCTGGTGGGATCTGACGCAGGAAGAGCGGCGCAAGATCTTTGAAGACAAATCGCACCACATCGCCAGCAGTCTTCGCTTCCTGCCCGCGATCGCCCGCCAGCTCTATCACAGCCGCGACCTCGGCGAGCCGTTCGATTTCCTGACCTGGTTCGAGTTCGCGCCGGCCCACGCCTCGCTGTTCGAGGAGCTGGTCGGCATGCTCAGGCAGACCGAGGAGTGGAGCTATGTCGAGCGCGAGGTCGACGTGCGCGTGGTGAAGGAAGTGCTGTCGGCTTAG
- the dnaG gene encoding DNA primase, with the protein MRLTPQFLDELRARLSVSEVVGKRVKLKKAGREWKGLSPFQQEKTPSFYVNDQKGFYHDFSSGKHGDIISFVMETDGVPFAEAVERLAGMAGLPLPAVTPDAARHEQRRRTLHDVMELAAKFFAETLASRVGAKARGYLADRAISPATQVQFRLGYAPPPPERFALKEHLGKLGVSVEDMIETGLLVAGNDIPVPYDRFRDRVMFPITDLRGRVIAFGGRALEKDVPAKYLNSPETPLFHKGDNLYNHQTARKATHDGASLIVVEGYVDVIAMVTAGFPGAVAPLGTALTENQLALLWKMADEPILCFDGDRAGQKAAYRAADLALPFLAPGKSLRFALLPEGQDPDDLVRTSGRGAIEEVIAAARPLADMLWSRELEGGNFATPERRAALEARIKELSNGIRDEVVRRYYRDDFVERLQRTFSPDGGRGGFAGRGNFRQGAGGRSFQPRGGGQANRFGGQNRRGGPPGPTLLPSGPYQAASPQLAASPIMRGQRSAISRREALILQCLINHPWLLHDHLEEVAALELAHPEAHKLRAAIIAAFANDHHHSPDPEEQAEKMRSDLERGGFSQVLQRVEGGITTAAVWGAREGAARDDVLATWHQLVALHRQWHSLLRELKDAELALGEDSSEANLAWLRDVKARIGEVDGTEALIEGFGELSGRFQKSV; encoded by the coding sequence ATGCGCTTAACGCCCCAATTCCTTGACGAGCTGCGTGCCCGGCTTTCGGTCTCCGAAGTCGTGGGCAAGCGCGTCAAGCTGAAGAAGGCCGGGCGGGAGTGGAAGGGGCTGTCGCCGTTCCAGCAGGAGAAGACGCCGTCCTTCTACGTCAACGACCAGAAGGGCTTTTACCACGACTTCTCCTCCGGCAAGCACGGCGACATCATCAGCTTCGTGATGGAGACCGACGGCGTGCCGTTCGCGGAAGCCGTCGAGCGGCTCGCCGGCATGGCCGGGCTGCCGCTGCCGGCGGTGACACCGGATGCGGCCCGGCACGAGCAGCGCCGCCGCACGCTGCATGACGTCATGGAGCTCGCGGCAAAGTTCTTTGCGGAGACGCTGGCCTCGCGTGTCGGTGCGAAAGCGCGCGGCTATCTTGCTGACCGCGCCATCTCGCCGGCGACGCAAGTGCAGTTCCGCCTCGGCTATGCGCCGCCGCCGCCCGAGCGCTTTGCGCTGAAGGAGCATCTCGGCAAGCTCGGTGTCTCCGTCGAGGACATGATCGAGACCGGACTTCTGGTTGCCGGCAACGACATCCCCGTTCCTTACGATCGCTTCCGCGATCGCGTGATGTTTCCGATCACGGATCTGCGCGGCCGCGTCATCGCCTTCGGCGGGCGCGCGTTGGAGAAGGACGTTCCGGCAAAGTACCTGAACTCGCCGGAGACGCCGCTCTTCCACAAGGGCGACAATCTCTACAATCACCAGACCGCGCGCAAAGCCACGCATGACGGCGCATCGCTGATCGTGGTCGAAGGCTATGTCGACGTCATCGCCATGGTCACCGCGGGTTTTCCCGGTGCTGTCGCGCCGCTCGGCACAGCGCTGACCGAAAACCAGCTCGCGCTGCTCTGGAAGATGGCGGACGAGCCGATCCTCTGCTTCGACGGCGACAGGGCCGGACAGAAGGCGGCTTATCGTGCTGCCGACCTTGCCTTGCCATTCCTCGCGCCCGGCAAGAGTCTTCGCTTCGCGCTGCTGCCGGAGGGGCAGGACCCCGACGATCTCGTGCGCACCAGTGGCCGCGGCGCGATCGAGGAGGTGATCGCGGCGGCCCGGCCGCTCGCCGACATGCTCTGGTCGCGTGAGCTCGAAGGCGGCAACTTCGCCACGCCCGAACGCCGCGCCGCGCTGGAGGCGCGCATCAAGGAATTGTCCAACGGCATCCGCGACGAGGTGGTACGACGCTACTACCGCGACGATTTCGTCGAGCGGCTGCAGCGCACCTTCTCGCCCGACGGCGGGCGCGGCGGCTTTGCGGGCAGGGGCAATTTCCGGCAAGGGGCCGGCGGCCGCTCGTTTCAGCCCCGCGGCGGGGGACAGGCGAATCGATTCGGTGGCCAGAATCGCCGCGGCGGTCCGCCCGGTCCCACCCTGCTGCCATCAGGCCCCTACCAGGCGGCGAGCCCGCAACTTGCGGCGAGCCCGATCATGCGCGGACAGCGCAGCGCCATCTCCCGCCGGGAGGCCCTGATCCTGCAATGCCTGATCAACCACCCCTGGCTGCTGCATGATCACCTCGAGGAGGTGGCGGCCCTCGAGCTCGCCCATCCCGAGGCCCACAAGCTCCGGGCCGCCATCATCGCCGCCTTCGCCAACGACCATCACCACTCCCCGGACCCGGAGGAGCAGGCCGAGAAGATGCGCAGCGATCTCGAAAGGGGCGGATTTTCTCAAGTCCTTCAACGGGTTGAGGGCGGAATCACCACCGCGGCGGTGTGGGGCGCCCGCGAGGGCGCGGCGCGGGACGACGTTCTTGCCACCTGGCACCAGCTCGTTGCCTTGCATCGGCAGTGGCATTCACTACTTAGAGAGCTGAAAGACGCCGAGCTGGCCTTGGGGGAGGACTCCAGCGAGGCGAATTTGGCGTGGCTGCGTGACGTCAAGGCTCGGATAGGCGAAGTCGACGGCACCGAGGCCCTGATCGAGGGTTTTGGCGAGCTGTCCGGCCGGTTCCAGAAGAGCGTGTGA
- a CDS encoding helix-turn-helix transcriptional regulator, producing MNEVFKALADASRRSLLDRLHARNGQTLGELCEGLAMTRQAVTKHLAILEEANLVTTIRHGREKLHYLNPVPIHQIGERWIRKFERGKLAALSELKRQLEKRDE from the coding sequence ATGAATGAGGTCTTCAAAGCGCTCGCCGATGCGTCACGACGGTCGCTGCTGGACAGGCTTCACGCCAGGAACGGCCAGACGCTGGGCGAGCTCTGCGAAGGCCTCGCGATGACGCGCCAGGCGGTGACCAAGCACCTTGCCATTCTCGAAGAGGCCAATCTGGTCACGACCATCAGGCATGGTCGCGAGAAGCTGCACTATCTCAACCCGGTGCCGATCCATCAGATCGGCGAACGCTGGATCAGGAAGTTCGAGCGCGGCAAGCTCGCCGCGCTCAGCGAGTTGAAACGCCAGTTGGAGAAGCGCGATGAGTAA
- a CDS encoding SRPBCC family protein, protein MKLDQFKPLTVYTIYIASTPEKVWEALTSAEFSKQYFFGNAVEVEPKLGGAFIVRTPDGAVHISGEVLAYDPPHRLAVTFNVNWPELIEKLGPTLVTYDIEQVGGAVRLTMSEGHDRPLSDDILSGGRSGWPAILSSLKSVLETGKPLVVKMGPPQRMLDALKAMGIKTP, encoded by the coding sequence ATGAAGCTCGACCAGTTCAAGCCGCTCACCGTCTACACCATCTACATCGCCTCCACGCCGGAGAAGGTATGGGAGGCGCTGACCTCCGCCGAGTTCAGCAAGCAATATTTCTTCGGCAACGCGGTGGAGGTCGAACCAAAGCTCGGCGGCGCCTTCATCGTGCGCACGCCTGACGGCGCCGTGCATATCAGCGGCGAGGTGCTCGCCTACGATCCGCCACACAGGCTTGCGGTGACGTTCAACGTCAACTGGCCCGAGCTGATCGAGAAGCTGGGGCCGACCCTCGTCACCTACGACATCGAGCAGGTCGGAGGTGCCGTCCGGCTCACCATGAGCGAGGGCCACGATCGCCCGCTGAGCGACGATATCCTCTCCGGCGGCCGCTCGGGCTGGCCGGCGATCCTCTCCAGCCTCAAGAGCGTGCTCGAGACCGGCAAGCCGCTGGTGGTGAAAATGGGGCCGCCGCAGCGGATGCTGGATGCGCTGAAGGCGATGGGGATCAAGACGCCGTAG
- a CDS encoding LVIVD repeat-containing protein, translating into MFRCVSTAAALVLFAGSAFVHAQKQTIGAPPESSNMKLVGSNDLQARSAYQPTIHHQGDRWIAYIGHHGGTDDVPAAVNPMTGKAEPNGTSIVDVTDPAHPKYLRHLPGQEGKYESGGAQMVRVCDGKSLPKADPDAVYMLRTFGSEAHEVWNVADPANPVLITRIGGLKDTHKSWWECETGIAYLVSGAPDWRTRRMTQIYDLSDPAHPQKIRDFGLPGQEPGSTGAVPTELHGPISTGPNGNRVYFGYGTNKGGILQIVDREKLLNGPKEPTPDNLRYPEISRLPMSAFNGAHTTFPMLDMPVAEFAEDKDGKTRDIVMIVDEAILNECGEARQMVWFADVTTETRPMMISSYTVPEASGQFCQRGGRFGSHSSNESMAPVYYKKMAFIAFFNAGVRALDIRDPYHPKEVGYFIPSITQATDKRCIPVEGGERCKVAIQTNNVETDDRGYIYIVDRANTGLHVLELTGPARAVAGLPKN; encoded by the coding sequence ATGTTCCGTTGCGTCTCGACTGCTGCCGCCCTCGTCCTTTTCGCCGGCAGCGCTTTCGTTCATGCCCAGAAGCAGACCATTGGGGCGCCGCCCGAGTCGTCCAACATGAAGCTGGTCGGCAGCAACGATCTTCAGGCGCGCAGCGCCTATCAGCCCACCATCCATCATCAGGGCGACCGCTGGATCGCCTATATCGGTCATCACGGTGGCACCGACGACGTGCCGGCTGCCGTTAATCCGATGACCGGCAAGGCGGAGCCGAACGGGACCTCGATCGTCGATGTCACCGATCCCGCGCACCCCAAATATCTCAGGCATCTGCCGGGGCAGGAAGGCAAGTACGAATCCGGCGGCGCGCAGATGGTGCGGGTCTGCGATGGCAAATCCCTGCCCAAGGCCGATCCCGATGCGGTTTACATGCTGCGCACCTTCGGCAGCGAGGCGCATGAGGTCTGGAACGTCGCCGATCCCGCCAATCCCGTGCTGATCACGCGCATCGGCGGCTTGAAGGACACGCACAAGAGCTGGTGGGAATGCGAAACCGGCATCGCCTATCTCGTTTCGGGCGCGCCGGACTGGCGCACGCGGCGCATGACGCAAATCTATGATCTCTCTGATCCCGCGCATCCGCAAAAGATCCGCGATTTCGGCCTGCCCGGCCAGGAGCCCGGATCGACCGGTGCGGTGCCGACTGAATTGCATGGCCCGATCTCGACCGGGCCAAACGGCAACCGCGTCTATTTCGGCTACGGCACCAACAAGGGCGGCATCTTGCAGATCGTCGATCGCGAGAAGCTCCTGAACGGACCGAAGGAGCCGACGCCGGACAATCTGCGCTATCCCGAAATCTCGCGGCTGCCGATGTCGGCGTTCAACGGCGCGCACACCACGTTTCCGATGCTCGACATGCCCGTCGCCGAGTTCGCCGAGGACAAGGACGGCAAGACGCGGGACATTGTCATGATCGTCGACGAGGCGATCCTGAACGAATGCGGCGAGGCCAGGCAGATGGTCTGGTTCGCCGACGTCACCACCGAGACCCGGCCGATGATGATCTCGAGCTACACCGTGCCGGAGGCGAGCGGACAGTTCTGCCAGCGCGGCGGCCGGTTCGGCTCGCATTCCTCGAACGAGAGCATGGCGCCGGTCTATTACAAGAAGATGGCCTTCATCGCCTTCTTCAATGCCGGGGTCCGTGCGCTCGACATCCGCGATCCCTATCATCCGAAGGAGGTCGGCTACTTCATTCCGTCGATCACGCAAGCGACCGACAAGCGCTGCATTCCGGTCGAGGGCGGCGAGCGCTGCAAGGTCGCGATCCAGACCAACAATGTCGAGACCGATGACCGCGGCTACATCTACATCGTCGATCGTGCCAACACCGGCCTGCATGTTCTCGAGCTGACAGGGCCCGCGCGCGCCGTCGCCGGCCTGCCGAAGAATTGA
- a CDS encoding gamma-glutamylcyclotransferase, with amino-acid sequence MTSDRLFVYGTLMRGFDHPMARLLAQHADFLGEATCRGRLVLVKHYPGLLLSDASSDVVHGELFALRAGDELLRELDMYEACGEGFPEPTEYLRQLVEVTGADGTTAPAWTYIYNWPVTGLPHIESGRFLDH; translated from the coding sequence ATGACCTCCGATCGTCTCTTCGTCTACGGCACACTGATGCGCGGCTTCGACCATCCGATGGCGCGGCTGTTGGCGCAGCATGCAGATTTCCTCGGTGAAGCAACGTGCCGCGGCCGGCTCGTGCTGGTGAAGCATTATCCGGGATTGCTGCTGTCCGACGCATCATCGGACGTCGTGCATGGCGAGCTCTTCGCCTTGCGCGCCGGCGACGAGCTGTTGCGCGAGCTCGACATGTACGAAGCCTGCGGCGAGGGCTTTCCGGAGCCGACCGAATATCTGCGGCAACTGGTCGAGGTGACCGGGGCGGATGGCACGACGGCACCGGCATGGACTTATATCTACAACTGGCCGGTGACGGGCCTGCCTCATATCGAGTCCGGCCGCTTTCTCGACCACTAA
- a CDS encoding DUF2189 domain-containing protein encodes MSISGKVDPVVRPVAAPDIAEAVVEGLRDFQALPLYGLCFGALYAAGGITIILCLTAFGMVYLVYPLAAGFALIGPFVAIGLYEVSRRRERGEPVSFGAIWSAIRSRSEIGWMAFVTLFVFVIWMYQVRLLIALLLGLHASFSSLQEFMTVVLTTNEGLLFLAIGNAVGAVLSLILFSLTVVSFPLLLDREVDFVTAMVTSVRAVVTSPLPMIGWAAVIVMLLIVSALPYFLGLVVTLPVLGHATWHLYRRLVVPVP; translated from the coding sequence ATGTCCATCTCGGGCAAGGTCGATCCTGTGGTGCGTCCCGTCGCGGCGCCCGATATCGCCGAGGCGGTGGTTGAGGGCCTGCGCGACTTCCAGGCACTGCCGCTCTACGGGCTTTGCTTCGGCGCGCTCTACGCCGCCGGCGGCATCACCATCATCCTCTGTCTCACCGCCTTCGGCATGGTCTATCTCGTCTATCCGCTCGCCGCGGGCTTCGCGCTGATCGGGCCATTCGTTGCCATCGGTCTCTATGAGGTGAGCCGCCGCCGCGAGCGCGGCGAGCCGGTGTCCTTTGGCGCGATCTGGTCGGCGATACGTTCGCGCAGCGAGATCGGCTGGATGGCCTTCGTCACGCTGTTCGTGTTCGTGATCTGGATGTACCAGGTGCGGCTCCTGATCGCGCTCTTGCTTGGCCTGCACGCCTCGTTCTCGAGCCTTCAGGAATTCATGACGGTGGTGCTGACGACCAATGAGGGTCTGCTGTTCCTCGCCATCGGCAACGCGGTCGGCGCCGTGTTGTCACTGATCCTGTTTTCGCTGACGGTGGTGTCGTTTCCACTGCTGCTCGACCGCGAGGTCGATTTCGTCACTGCCATGGTGACGAGCGTGCGCGCGGTGGTGACGAGCCCGCTGCCGATGATCGGCTGGGCGGCGGTCATCGTGATGCTGCTGATCGTGTCGGCGCTGCCGTACTTCCTCGGCCTGGTGGTGACGCTGCCCGTGCTCGGACATGCCACGTGGCACCTTTATCGGCGGCTGGTGGTGCCGGTGCCGTAG